The genomic region CGGCGGTGTCGTCGGTGGAGCCGTCGTCCACGACAACCGTATGGAAGTTCCGGTCCGTCTGCTGCCGCAGCGAATCAAGACAGGCCCGGGTGTATGCGAGGCGGTTGAAAACCGGAATGACGATGTAGAGCATGGTGCACAGCCTGAAAACAGCGAAAAATGAACGAAGCGTGGCTCTCCTGATCAGGCTGGCATGGCCTTCATCAGGCCCCGATAGAGTTGGCCGCCCAGGTCGGCAGGCAGCGCATTGAGCAGCATATAGGGCAGCGAAGCGGGAGTAGTGCGGGGCAGCAGCTGATGGCGCTGCAGCAACGTATCGAGGCGCCGGCTCAGGCTGGGGTTGTGCAGCAGCTGCCCGGAAATGAAGCGCAGCTTGGGTACTTCCCGGGAGAGGGTCTGGCGGAAGGCGGCGGCTCCGGCGGGGTCGTAGTGCTGCAGGGGTGCCAGATAGTAGAGGGCGTGGCAGTAGCTCTCCGTGTACATGGCCCAGCGCGTGGTGCGGGTAGAAATCTGGTTGCCGGGGTGCAGGTGGTAGTTGCCCATCACAGCATCTGCCACCTGGAAGTCGCCGCGCATCATCATGCGCAGCCATAGGTCGAAGTCGCCGGTGTAGCGTAGCTGCTCCTTGAAGCTGCCGGCCGCCAGCACGGCCTCGCGGCGCATGAGGGAATGAGAAATAATAAACGGACAGCCCAATTGCAGCGTCTGCGTAAAGAGCTGGCGGCCGTTGAACCGCGCCGGGTAGCTGAACTTCAACTGCTGCAGGCGCAGGTCGTGCTGCTGCTGCACCTCGGTGGCATTGGTGCCCACAAAGATGCTGCGGCCCGTTACCAGCACCAAGCCAGGGTCGGTGAGGTAGGGCTGCAGTGCGTGCAGATAGTCGGGCGTGATTTCGTCATCATCGTGCAGAATCTGCACCCACTCGCCCTGCGCCCGGCGAATGGCCAGATTGCAGTTGTTGTATTGGCCCAGATTGCGGGCATTGCGGTGGTAGACCATGCCGGCCGGCTGCTCGTGCGCAAACCACTCTTGGGTATCGTCTTCGGTGGAGTTATCGCTGACCAGGATTTCCAGGCTCAGGCCCGGCGGGCGCGACATGCGCTGCAGTTGCCCCAGCACGCGCTGCAGGTCGGGCAGGCGGTTGTAGGTAGGGACGATGATGGAGAGTTGAAGAGCAGCCATAGCGCAGAGAGTAGACGGTAGAAAAAGAGGTTGGGAACTTTAAAGCGTCACGGAAAAAACGGCGGCCAGCTGGCGCACCCGCGCAACGGCCTTGTCGCGGAGGGTGGAGCGCCATTGCCGGTAGTCAGAAAGCGTGTCGCGCATCATGAAGGCCGGATGCCGCAGCGGCAGCGGCATAGGTTTGGTAGCCAGATTGGCCCAGGGGTGCCCTACGTTGTGGGTGTGCGTGGCCTGGCCCCCAAACCCAATGTTGCTGATCAGGTTTACGCCCGGCGTGACACTCAGTCCCGACTGGCTGAGCAGGGTGAAGGCCCACTGATAGTCCCAGGTGTCGAGCTGGCCATTGTGGGTGGCCCAAAGCGGCTGCAGGGCCATGCGCTGCTCTAGACTATGGAAAAAGCGGCGCCAGAAGTAACTCTTGCGCTCCAGCTCGGGCAGCTGCGGCGAGGCCACATCATAGAGTTGCCAGGCCCGGCGCCAGGTGGCCCAGCCCCAGATGCCTACATACTGTGAGAAAAAATAGGAGTAGTCTGGGTCGCGGGTCCAGCCGCGCAGCAGGTTGCTGCCGCTGATGTGCAGCACGCGGGTATCGTGGGCGTAGTGCTGGAGCGCATCCTCGCAGTATGGGAAGAAGCTGGCGTGCGGCAGGCAGTCGTCTTCGAGGATAATGCCGCACTCCTCGTGCTCAAAAAACCAGCTGATGGCTCCGCTAACGGCCCGGCGGCACCCCAGATTCTCTTCCCGGAACAGGGCTTCGACGGTACAGGGCCAATCGATGGCGGCCAGCACCTGCTGGCGCAGTGTGGCGCAGATGGCAGCCTCGGCGGGACGGCCGGGGCGAGGGCCGTCGGCGGCTATGTATAGGCGTGGCGGCCGTGCGGCCCGGATGGCCTCCAGCACCCGCAGCGTCACGTCGGGCCGGTTGAAGACGATGAACAGTACGGCGGCGCGGGGCGGCGCGGCCGGCACCCCGGAATCACCAAAAGCAGGAGCGGAAGTGGTTGGCATAGCTCAGACAGGATAAGGCATTGCACTGCTGGCGGCCGCCGGCACCGGCGCCGGCCGCCCGGGCCGAGCCAGTATTGGCGGGGCCAGCGGCTCGGGTGTCAGCTGCCGGATGCGGAGTAGCCCGTACCCGATGAACCCGAAGAAAAAGGAGGGCAGGCAGTAGGAGTAGGCGTACACTAGGCTCGTGACGATGAGCACTGTCCAGGAAAGCGCCTCGGGCGAGGTGGGCGCCCGCCGGACCAGTTGCAGCGCCAGCATGAGCTGAGGCAGCAGAAACAGCAGCATCCCCACCGCCCCGAAATAGAAGGGGATTTCGAGGTAGAAGCTGTGCAGGTTGTGGCCGTGCCCATCCTCAAAGAAAGTGGTGTGGCTCTCCGGATTGTAGAACTGCACGGGCAGCTCGAAGCCCGCCAGCCGCATCCCCAGCAGCGGGTTCTCCTCTACAAACGGCCAGTACGATTCAAACTGCAGCAGCCGCCACGAGCCGGTTCCCTGCGTGCTGTGGTTCTCGATGTCCGATAAGTTGGCAACCAGCTTATCGAGCACCTCCGGGTATGACACGATAACGAAGGACGCGGCCAACGACACCAGCAGCAGCGGGATGCCCAGCAGCAGCGGCAGTGCCCCGCCACCCAGCCGGCGCGGCGTCGCCCGTGCTATCAACCCCATATTCAGGACCAGCGCTAAGGCGGAGGTAACCCACACGGTGCGGTGCTGAAAGAAGAAAATGGCAAACGCCGCCACAAAAAACAGCGCCAAGTGCCGCGACTGTCGGCCCGCCAGATACTCGTTGAAATGGTAGAGCAGCGGTAGCATCAGCAAATACACCGATGAGGCATACAACCCGCGGTTGTGGGCCAGAAAGGCACCTACGTTCAATGCGTCGGAGCTGACCAGAATCAGATTCAGCACTAGCGCCACCCAGATCAGCGAAACAACATCAGCCAGCGTGATGCGCCCTACGCGGGCATAGAGCCCGTAGAATGCCGGAATGGTGAACAAAACCAGCAGCTTCTGGAAGACGTGCGGGTACACCATCGGCGTGTCGTAAAACCAATAGGACTCGATAGCCAGCAAAGCAACCGCTGCCGTAGTCGCCCAAAATATACCCCGGGCCAGGCCGCGCAGATAGTGGTAATAAAACACACTTAGTGCCACGCAGAAGAAGGCAAACAGGCGGGTGTATACCAGCGTGAACGTATAGGCCGGATGCCCCCCCAGATCCTCTTCCGGAGCATGACCAGTGATTAGGTCTGAGAACAGCGGATCGGAGAGCAGCAACACCAGTATCCCGGCAATGTAGAAATAGCGCAGATTGATTTTCATGGGAGCGGGTAGCTGGCGGTGGCACGGATTTCTAGCGGCAGCGGCCAAGCTAATTCAGGAGGAGAAGCAAGACGTGAACCAAGCACTTGGCGGTAGAGGCGTTCGTAGGCGGCCGTCACGGCGGCCTGGGAGAAGTGGGCTGCCACCCGGCTTACCCCGCGGACACTGAGCTCCGTGTAGTGGGCTGGCTGCGTAAACAGCTCTACCAGCGCACCCGCAATAGCAGCCGGCGAATTGATGTCGACGAGCAGGCCGCATTGGCCATGTTCCAGCACCCAGGGCACGGCTCCGGAGTGGCTGCCGCCTATTACTGGCAAGCCGGCCTGCATAGCTTCCACCAGCGTCATCCCAAACGACTCTTCGCGCGAAGGGTGCAGCAGCACATCAAACTCAGGCAGCCGGCGCAGCAGAGACTCATGGTCGAGAAGGCCGGCGAAATGCACGCCGGCGGCCAGGCCCTGCGCCTGGGCCCACTTCTGGGCCGTTTCGCCGGGGCCGTAGTCAGGGCCGAACAGCCAGTATTCGGTGCCCTCGCCCAGCTGCTGCCGCACCTGCTGGAAAGCCTGCAGTGCCGTAGCTGCGTTCTTCAGCTCCGACCAGCCAGTTAGTATGGAGATAATGCGCCGCCGCTTTTCCGTTGGGAAGGCTCGCACTCCCCCCACGGCCGGCAGCACGGCATTTGGTACCACCGCCAGCTCGCGTGTGCTGCTACGTAGCGCTCCGGCCAGATACGGTGACACGGCCGTGAAGTGCCGGCCCCGACGTAGCACCCAAAGCTTGAGCAGCAGTCGTACCACCCGGTACAGATCGGGCTGGTAGCGCAGCACATTCCAGGGGTTGTCGTGGAGGGTGATGAGGTGCGGCCGGCCGCTGGCCAGCGCGCCGCGGGCAAATTCGTAGCCCCAGTGCGCGTGCACGATGTCGGGCTCGTCGAGGTCGATAAACTGGCGGATTACGGCGGCTTCCGCCGCAAATAGGTCGGGGCAGCGCTGCCGGGCGCGGGCGCGGAAGTTGCCCACGTACACGGTCAGGCGCGGGCCGCGCAGTACCACCGGCTCCGGAATGTTGCGGCCCAGCGTGTACACCGACACCGTGTGGCCGGCCGCCAGCAGCCCCTGCACCAGCGGCGTAGTAGCGCTGCCGCCCAGGCCCTGCGGCAGCATGGTGCCGGCCGCCAGGTCCAGGTGCGGACTCAGCACTTCAATGTCAATGGGGGTAGCTATGCCGATTTTCATACTGAAAAAGCAACTGAAGGGAAGAGACGACTAGCAGCAGAACGACAGGTTACGTTGGTATATGGGTGATAATATGTTATTTGTCAGATATTTACTGATGGAGTTTGTTATTCGCTGCCAGCCACTGCGGGGGTAGGATTTAGCAGCGCCAGCAACCGGTTGCGCAACTGGCCGGCGCTGAGGTGGGCTTCCAGCTCGCGGTAGAGCGAGAGCCGTACGATGCGGTTCCAGGGCATGCCTAATTGGCCCAGCAGCGCTACCACGCCCAGCGCCATCAGCAACAGCAGCTGCGCTAGCGAACCTACCTGCAGGCGGGCCAGGGCGGTTTGCGCGGTGCCCAGCACTACGGCCAGTACCACAGCCGTACACAGTGCCGGCCAGTAAGCCCCCCACAGGTCGGCCACCGGAATATGGAGGTAGCGGTGGATGGCAAACTGGTACGTGGCATGGCGCAGTAGCTCAGCCAGCAGCACCGTCAGGACCATGGCCCGCAAACCGTAAGGCGCCGCTATCAGCAGGCCGGCACTCAGGCCGGCAATAAAGCCCAACTGTACCCACACCTTGAAGCGCAGTTTGCCCAATGATTCGCACAGTGAGCCGCTGTAGATGGTGAGCAGATGGGCGCCTACCATCAGGGCCAGCGGCCCCAGCAACGGTACGGCGGCGCCCCACTGCGGCCCCAGCACCACCCGTACCAGCGGCTCGGCGGCCGTGGCCATGCCGGCCGCCATCGGCAGCATCACCCAGGCTGAAAGGCTGAGCGAAGTGAGGTAGAGCGGGCGCAGGCGTGGGAGGTCATGCTGCAGGCTACTGTAGGAAGGCAGCATCACCCGCGAGATGCTGTCAGTGAACTGGTAGAGCGGCAACTGCACCAGAAAGAACGTGCGGTTGTAGAGGCCAAGCGTGTAGGTGCCCAGCAGCCGCCCGATGCTGAGCCGGTCGAGGTTGGCGCCGAAGTATTCCAGCAAGCTCACCACCGACACGGCGCCCCCGAAATTGACCAGTGGCTGATAGTGCGCCCAGCGCACTGGCGGGCGCAGGCTGTGGCGCACGCAAAGCCAGGCGGCCACCGCCTTCACCAGCAGGTTGGCGAGCGTGGCCCCCACCAGGCTCCAGATGCCCCAGCCGGCCCAGGCCATGCTCAGCCCCACCAGGCCGTAGCCGACCAGAAATGCCCCCAACTCTATGCGGGCCAGCAGATCGAAGGCCATACGGCGGCGCAACAGGCTTTGGGAGGTGGCCCCAAGGCTGTTTACTACAAACGTCAGCGACATGCCCCGTAGCACGTTCACCACGCCGGGCTCTTTGAAAAGCAGCACGGCCAGGGGCGCCAGGCCCCACATCAGACTGGTTACCAATATCCCCAGCCCGATAGCCACGGTGGAAGTGGCCCGGATATGCACCGGCTCCAGCGTGGCGCGCTGGATGAGGGCCTGCTCCAGTCCCATTTGGGCAAAGTAGCCCCCAAAGCTGATGATAACCATCGCCATGCCCATCAGCCCAAAATCAGCCGGGGAAAGCAGGCGCGACATGATACCCGAATAGATGAATTGCAGCACGGCAATCAGGCCGGTGGCAATCAGGCTCCAGCGCAGTCCGCGAACGGTGCTGGCCGGAATGGCAGAAGTGGAAACAGCAGGCATAGCAGAAGCAAAAGCAACGGGCTGCGCAGTAGAAAAGCAGTTGGCAGGAGCGGCAGACGACACAAGGAGAAACAGGGGGCCAGAGCTATGCAGCTAGCTAGGGCTAAGCGTCAGGCGGGGCTTCGGCGAAAGTTGCCGCCGCAGCAACACCAGTAAGCGAGGGAGCTTTCGGGCCAATATCAGCAGGCGCTGCGGGTGCCATAGTGGCTGCGGAATGCCCAGAAAGCGGCCCAGGTACGAAGGCAGCTCGGCGGGAGGCGTGCGCCAGAATGCGCTGTGTGGGTCCAGAACCCGACGACACAAAATGGGCAAACCCTGGTTTTTTTCGTTGGGCAAATGCCAGATAGGCAGCTGTAGATCGGTGGCGCGCACGTCGGTCTTGCGGTAGGAAGTCCAGATACGCCGGATAAAGGGACTGGCGTCGATGCCTGGTTGGGCGAGGCGGTTATACACGAAGCTGGTCAGGTATTCGTCGCCATCGAAAAGGCTGCGGCCGCTGGCAAAGCGCGGCGCGGCCGTAGGATATTCGCGCACGACCGTTTCCCAGAACGTCTGCAGTTCTGCTGCTACCTCAGCCAGGCGTTGGCGGCTGCCACCCAGCAGTTCGCCGCCGTAGTGTAGCGGCACTGCTACCGGATAGCTGGGGTCGAGTTGCCGGTACAGGTTGCCGATGTCGCGGCGGCTCAGGCCGTGTACTTTGGTGTCGGGGCCG from Hymenobacter canadensis harbors:
- a CDS encoding glycosyltransferase family 2 protein; this encodes MAALQLSIIVPTYNRLPDLQRVLGQLQRMSRPPGLSLEILVSDNSTEDDTQEWFAHEQPAGMVYHRNARNLGQYNNCNLAIRRAQGEWVQILHDDDEITPDYLHALQPYLTDPGLVLVTGRSIFVGTNATEVQQQHDLRLQQLKFSYPARFNGRQLFTQTLQLGCPFIISHSLMRREAVLAAGSFKEQLRYTGDFDLWLRMMMRGDFQVADAVMGNYHLHPGNQISTRTTRWAMYTESYCHALYYLAPLQHYDPAGAAAFRQTLSREVPKLRFISGQLLHNPSLSRRLDTLLQRHQLLPRTTPASLPYMLLNALPADLGGQLYRGLMKAMPA
- a CDS encoding nucleotide-diphospho-sugar transferase, whose protein sequence is MPTTSAPAFGDSGVPAAPPRAAVLFIVFNRPDVTLRVLEAIRAARPPRLYIAADGPRPGRPAEAAICATLRQQVLAAIDWPCTVEALFREENLGCRRAVSGAISWFFEHEECGIILEDDCLPHASFFPYCEDALQHYAHDTRVLHISGSNLLRGWTRDPDYSYFFSQYVGIWGWATWRRAWQLYDVASPQLPELERKSYFWRRFFHSLEQRMALQPLWATHNGQLDTWDYQWAFTLLSQSGLSVTPGVNLISNIGFGGQATHTHNVGHPWANLATKPMPLPLRHPAFMMRDTLSDYRQWRSTLRDKAVARVRQLAAVFSVTL
- a CDS encoding glycosyltransferase family 4 protein translates to MKIGIATPIDIEVLSPHLDLAAGTMLPQGLGGSATTPLVQGLLAAGHTVSVYTLGRNIPEPVVLRGPRLTVYVGNFRARARQRCPDLFAAEAAVIRQFIDLDEPDIVHAHWGYEFARGALASGRPHLITLHDNPWNVLRYQPDLYRVVRLLLKLWVLRRGRHFTAVSPYLAGALRSSTRELAVVPNAVLPAVGGVRAFPTEKRRRIISILTGWSELKNAATALQAFQQVRQQLGEGTEYWLFGPDYGPGETAQKWAQAQGLAAGVHFAGLLDHESLLRRLPEFDVLLHPSREESFGMTLVEAMQAGLPVIGGSHSGAVPWVLEHGQCGLLVDINSPAAIAGALVELFTQPAHYTELSVRGVSRVAAHFSQAAVTAAYERLYRQVLGSRLASPPELAWPLPLEIRATASYPLP
- a CDS encoding O-antigen ligase family protein, with product MKINLRYFYIAGILVLLLSDPLFSDLITGHAPEEDLGGHPAYTFTLVYTRLFAFFCVALSVFYYHYLRGLARGIFWATTAAVALLAIESYWFYDTPMVYPHVFQKLLVLFTIPAFYGLYARVGRITLADVVSLIWVALVLNLILVSSDALNVGAFLAHNRGLYASSVYLLMLPLLYHFNEYLAGRQSRHLALFFVAAFAIFFFQHRTVWVTSALALVLNMGLIARATPRRLGGGALPLLLGIPLLLVSLAASFVIVSYPEVLDKLVANLSDIENHSTQGTGSWRLLQFESYWPFVEENPLLGMRLAGFELPVQFYNPESHTTFFEDGHGHNLHSFYLEIPFYFGAVGMLLFLLPQLMLALQLVRRAPTSPEALSWTVLIVTSLVYAYSYCLPSFFFGFIGYGLLRIRQLTPEPLAPPILARPGRPAPVPAAASSAMPYPV
- a CDS encoding lipopolysaccharide biosynthesis protein; translated protein: MPAVSTSAIPASTVRGLRWSLIATGLIAVLQFIYSGIMSRLLSPADFGLMGMAMVIISFGGYFAQMGLEQALIQRATLEPVHIRATSTVAIGLGILVTSLMWGLAPLAVLLFKEPGVVNVLRGMSLTFVVNSLGATSQSLLRRRMAFDLLARIELGAFLVGYGLVGLSMAWAGWGIWSLVGATLANLLVKAVAAWLCVRHSLRPPVRWAHYQPLVNFGGAVSVVSLLEYFGANLDRLSIGRLLGTYTLGLYNRTFFLVQLPLYQFTDSISRVMLPSYSSLQHDLPRLRPLYLTSLSLSAWVMLPMAAGMATAAEPLVRVVLGPQWGAAVPLLGPLALMVGAHLLTIYSGSLCESLGKLRFKVWVQLGFIAGLSAGLLIAAPYGLRAMVLTVLLAELLRHATYQFAIHRYLHIPVADLWGAYWPALCTAVVLAVVLGTAQTALARLQVGSLAQLLLLMALGVVALLGQLGMPWNRIVRLSLYRELEAHLSAGQLRNRLLALLNPTPAVAGSE